The following proteins are co-located in the Myroides profundi genome:
- the tpiA gene encoding triose-phosphate isomerase, which yields MRHSIVAGNWKMHKTYSETHTLLDELIEKLPSGKEVEVIVAPTFVNLASAVAHLEGTNVQVAAQNMHQAEGGAFTGEISAQMLTSIGVETVIIGHSERRHYFNETDAVLADKVNTALRHNMRVIYCIGEELKDRESKQFLNVIFNQLRDGLFHLTKEQWSNIVIAYEPVWAIGTGMTATPEQAQEIHAFIRQEIDRKYDKSVAENTSILYGGSVKPSNAQEIFSKPDVDGGLIGGAALVADDFVAIVNAAN from the coding sequence ATGAGACATTCAATCGTTGCTGGTAACTGGAAGATGCATAAGACATATTCTGAAACGCATACTCTATTAGACGAGTTAATTGAAAAATTACCTTCAGGGAAAGAAGTTGAAGTAATTGTAGCTCCTACTTTTGTAAACCTTGCTAGTGCTGTAGCACATTTAGAAGGAACTAATGTACAAGTAGCTGCACAAAATATGCATCAAGCTGAAGGTGGAGCATTCACAGGTGAAATATCTGCTCAAATGCTTACTAGCATTGGTGTAGAGACTGTAATCATTGGACACTCTGAAAGAAGACATTACTTTAATGAAACTGATGCTGTACTAGCTGATAAAGTAAATACTGCATTACGTCATAATATGCGTGTTATCTACTGTATAGGAGAAGAACTAAAAGATAGAGAAAGCAAACAGTTCTTAAACGTTATCTTTAACCAATTAAGAGACGGATTATTCCACCTTACTAAAGAGCAGTGGAGCAATATCGTTATTGCTTATGAACCTGTTTGGGCTATTGGTACGGGAATGACAGCTACTCCAGAGCAAGCACAAGAAATACATGCTTTTATCCGTCAAGAAATTGATAGAAAGTATGATAAATCTGTTGCGGAGAATACTTCTATTCTTTATGGAGGAAGTGTTAAACCTAGCAATGCTCAAGAAATCTTCTCTAAACCTGATGTAGACGGTGGTCTTATCGGTGGAGCTGCTCTTGTAGCTGATGACTTTGTCGCTATCGTAAATGCTGCTAATTAA
- a CDS encoding TlpA family protein disulfide reductase, producing the protein MKKIFITLALAAAVFTSCKEKAETTTEEISTTLQEETSATPEVEQVKDTTAFASRALEQDFAELDGKSITLQQILDQQKGKAILIDVWAAWCPDCIKAVPTMKEIKAEFTNVAFVNLSLDKTEESWKEAIEKYGIEGLHYYSKEGKGMKGDFGKSLDLNWIPRYIVVDKEGKIALYNATEKNFDQIKDLLKKIQ; encoded by the coding sequence ATGAAAAAAATATTCATAACATTAGCACTAGCTGCTGCAGTATTTACTTCTTGTAAAGAAAAAGCAGAAACAACTACAGAAGAAATCTCAACTACATTACAAGAGGAGACTTCTGCTACACCAGAAGTAGAACAAGTAAAAGATACAACTGCATTTGCTTCTAGAGCATTAGAACAAGACTTTGCTGAATTAGATGGGAAGTCAATTACACTTCAACAAATCCTTGATCAACAAAAAGGAAAAGCTATCCTTATAGATGTATGGGCTGCTTGGTGTCCTGATTGTATCAAAGCGGTTCCTACTATGAAAGAGATTAAAGCAGAGTTTACGAATGTAGCATTCGTTAATCTTTCTCTTGATAAAACAGAAGAATCTTGGAAAGAAGCAATTGAAAAATATGGTATTGAAGGACTTCACTACTACTCTAAAGAAGGAAAAGGAATGAAAGGAGACTTTGGTAAATCACTAGATTTAAACTGGATTCCTCGCTATATCGTAGTAGATAAAGAAGGAAAAATAGCACTATACAATGCTACTGAAAAGAACTTCGATCAAATAAAAGACTTACTTAAAAAAATTCAATAA
- the rlmH gene encoding 23S rRNA (pseudouridine(1915)-N(3))-methyltransferase RlmH — protein MNIKLLAIGKTDSKPLQTLMDEYMKRLSFYVKFDLEVIPDIKNAKNMSEDQQKQKEGELILSKIGPTDQLILLDDKGKEFTSIGFADELQKKMNSGIKTLVFVIGGPYGFSEDVYKNAKGKISLSRMTFSHQMIRLFIIEQIYRGFTILRNEPYHHE, from the coding sequence ATGAATATCAAATTACTTGCAATAGGAAAGACAGACAGTAAACCATTACAAACGTTAATGGATGAATATATGAAGAGATTGTCTTTTTATGTAAAGTTTGACCTAGAGGTAATTCCTGATATCAAGAATGCGAAGAATATGTCTGAAGATCAGCAGAAACAAAAAGAGGGGGAACTAATCTTATCTAAGATAGGCCCTACTGATCAGCTAATCTTACTAGATGATAAAGGAAAAGAGTTTACTAGCATTGGCTTCGCTGATGAGCTACAAAAAAAGATGAACTCTGGTATCAAGACCTTAGTATTCGTTATCGGAGGGCCTTATGGTTTCTCAGAGGACGTGTATAAAAATGCAAAAGGGAAAATATCACTTTCTAGAATGACATTTTCCCATCAGATGATTCGTTTATTTATTATCGAACAGATTTATAGAGGATTCACTATCCTGCGCAATGAACCTTATCATCACGAGTAG
- the folP gene encoding dihydropteroate synthase, whose translation MTINCKGELIDLSSPKIMGILNITPNSFFDGGKYKSDLAFLNHAEQMIKQGADFIDVGAYSSKPSAEYVSEEEEIERIVPIVELLQKEFPTMHLSIDTFRAGVARATMAAGASIINDIAAGHLDEQMLATVGELQVPYIMMHMRGTPQTMQTMTSYNDLVKEVKIYFSERVAKAREYKINDIILDPGFGFAKTLEQNYELMSKMELLSSFELPILVGISRKSMIYKLFDITPQEALNGTTVLNTVALQKGAHILRVHDVKEAVQTREIIKQLSI comes from the coding sequence ATGACAATAAATTGTAAAGGAGAATTGATTGATTTAAGTTCTCCAAAAATAATGGGAATATTAAATATCACTCCTAATTCTTTTTTTGATGGAGGAAAGTATAAGTCTGATCTAGCTTTTTTAAACCATGCAGAGCAGATGATAAAGCAAGGTGCTGACTTTATCGATGTGGGAGCGTATTCTAGTAAACCTAGTGCAGAGTATGTCAGTGAAGAAGAAGAGATAGAACGTATCGTACCTATTGTAGAGTTACTTCAAAAAGAGTTCCCGACTATGCACCTTTCTATTGATACCTTTAGAGCAGGTGTGGCTAGAGCTACCATGGCTGCAGGAGCATCTATTATAAATGATATTGCTGCAGGGCATTTAGACGAGCAGATGTTGGCTACTGTAGGGGAGTTACAAGTGCCTTATATTATGATGCACATGAGAGGAACTCCACAGACGATGCAGACGATGACTTCGTATAATGACTTAGTAAAAGAAGTGAAAATATACTTCTCAGAGCGAGTAGCAAAAGCAAGAGAATATAAGATTAACGATATCATACTAGATCCAGGCTTTGGCTTTGCTAAAACATTGGAACAAAATTATGAGCTGATGAGTAAAATGGAGTTGTTATCTTCTTTTGAATTGCCTATTTTAGTAGGTATATCTAGGAAGTCTATGATCTATAAGTTATTTGATATTACTCCTCAAGAGGCATTAAACGGAACGACAGTATTAAATACAGTAGCTTTACAAAAAGGAGCTCATATCTTAAGAGTTCACGATGTGAAAGAGGCTGTACAAACAAGAGAAATAATAAAACAATTGAGTATATGA
- a CDS encoding BT_3928 family protein — MKIIAQLSRIFVGILFILSGLVKLNDPMGFSYKLEEYFSEAVLNIPFLAPYAVGLAVTLVIAEVLLGVALLIGYMRKLTILLLFLMIVFFTFLTFYSAFFNKVTDCGCFGDAVPLTPWGSFTKDIILLILILIIMKYNQVIKPIFSGKINNIIMILSSVLCSFMGYWVLNHLPLKDFRVYKVGTDIVKGMEIPEDAPKAVYEITFYYDVNGEERKFSDKELTKLPEGAKYLRREEKLISEGYQPPIHDLTMDRDGIDHLSMMMAEPKLVMLISYDLTRADEKGLEAMKDFANKAIVKGYVVAGMTASNQDLIESVVSKYKLPFDYYTCDGTTLKTIERGNPSIVVIENGVIVEKKHWNDRESVNLK; from the coding sequence ATGAAAATAATTGCTCAATTATCTCGAATATTTGTAGGAATACTATTTATCCTTTCTGGATTAGTGAAACTAAATGACCCTATGGGGTTCTCATATAAGCTAGAAGAATACTTCTCTGAAGCTGTATTAAATATTCCTTTCCTAGCTCCTTATGCCGTAGGATTGGCAGTGACTCTTGTGATTGCTGAGGTACTATTAGGAGTTGCTCTATTAATAGGGTATATGCGAAAATTGACAATTCTTTTACTGTTCTTAATGATTGTATTCTTCACATTCCTTACCTTCTACTCTGCATTCTTTAACAAAGTAACAGATTGTGGATGTTTTGGGGATGCTGTTCCATTAACACCTTGGGGATCTTTCACAAAGGATATTATATTACTTATCTTGATTCTTATTATCATGAAATATAATCAAGTAATAAAACCTATCTTCTCTGGTAAGATTAACAATATTATAATGATTCTGTCTTCAGTACTATGTAGTTTTATGGGGTATTGGGTATTGAACCATTTACCTTTAAAAGACTTCAGAGTATATAAAGTAGGTACTGATATCGTAAAAGGAATGGAGATTCCTGAAGATGCTCCAAAAGCAGTCTATGAAATAACATTTTATTACGATGTAAATGGTGAAGAGCGCAAGTTCTCTGACAAAGAGTTAACTAAATTACCCGAAGGTGCTAAATACCTTAGAAGAGAAGAGAAACTTATCTCTGAAGGATACCAACCTCCTATTCATGATTTGACTATGGATAGAGATGGTATTGATCACCTATCTATGATGATGGCAGAACCTAAATTAGTAATGCTTATTTCTTATGACCTTACTAGAGCTGATGAAAAAGGGTTAGAAGCGATGAAAGACTTTGCTAATAAAGCTATTGTTAAAGGATATGTAGTAGCGGGTATGACTGCTTCGAATCAAGACTTAATAGAATCTGTAGTTAGTAAATACAAACTTCCTTTTGACTACTATACATGTGATGGTACTACACTAAAAACGATAGAGCGTGGTAACCCAAGTATTGTAGTAATAGAAAATGGTGTTATTGTAGAGAAGAAACATTGGAATGACAGAGAATCTGTAAACTTAAAATAA
- a CDS encoding FAD-binding oxidoreductase has translation MPKIPKLIGTIVKTAWSKMFVTVVVTQKEQLANGLLRIRFEADLSNSKYEIGQAILMQISDTEYRNYTPSIFNKEEGYFDVIFHQKAKGPGTTFFKNITVGTELTSSLPRGLNIYDENTYYHFFYGDDTCIGFCQALQEEMKKNNHKLEGLLELSDHSIPYANDHLPHMEYIEKSDDKEVYPAVDYLESIDTYRWNKLVHGQFYLMGNGKSIQKFRKALRAKGVSSNNIITQPFWIEGKIGL, from the coding sequence ATGCCAAAGATTCCAAAACTAATAGGTACAATAGTAAAGACTGCATGGAGTAAGATGTTTGTTACTGTAGTAGTTACACAAAAAGAACAGCTAGCTAATGGCTTATTGAGAATACGTTTTGAAGCTGACCTTTCTAATTCTAAATATGAAATAGGACAAGCCATATTAATGCAAATATCAGACACAGAATATCGCAATTACACTCCTAGCATTTTTAATAAAGAAGAAGGGTACTTTGATGTAATATTTCATCAAAAAGCGAAAGGCCCTGGCACTACTTTTTTCAAGAATATAACAGTAGGTACTGAACTCACTTCTAGTTTACCTAGAGGTCTAAATATCTATGATGAGAACACCTATTACCATTTCTTCTATGGAGACGATACTTGTATTGGCTTCTGTCAGGCATTACAAGAAGAAATGAAAAAGAATAACCATAAACTAGAAGGTCTACTTGAGTTAAGTGATCATTCTATCCCTTATGCCAATGACCATCTACCTCATATGGAATATATTGAGAAATCAGATGATAAAGAAGTATACCCTGCAGTAGATTATTTAGAATCTATAGATACTTACCGTTGGAATAAACTAGTTCATGGGCAATTCTACCTAATGGGTAATGGAAAGAGTATTCAGAAGTTTAGAAAGGCACTACGAGCAAAAGGAGTCTCTTCTAACAATATCATTACACAGCCTTTCTGGATAGAAGGAAAAATAGGCTTATAA
- a CDS encoding response regulator — MCNKDIITLAIVDDHPMILEGLKSLFQVDEKYQLFFFSSGEAIVDFVQKNKVDVVLLDIVLNDGSGLDFCKVIKQKSPNIVIIGISNQEERSIIFRFLENGGNGYILKNADAKEIVECVERAINGELALSKKVQEIMLTQLSNPVELPRLTKREQQVLQAISNGLTSAEIADKLFISIITVETHRRNLLQKFKAKNMFELVKIATENKLI, encoded by the coding sequence ATGTGTAATAAGGATATAATCACGTTAGCGATAGTAGATGATCATCCAATGATATTAGAAGGCTTAAAATCATTGTTCCAAGTAGATGAGAAATATCAATTATTCTTTTTCAGTAGTGGAGAAGCAATAGTAGATTTTGTACAGAAGAATAAAGTAGATGTGGTATTACTAGATATAGTACTCAACGATGGCAGTGGATTAGATTTCTGTAAGGTGATTAAACAGAAATCCCCTAATATTGTTATTATAGGAATAAGCAATCAGGAAGAGAGAAGTATTATCTTTCGATTTTTAGAGAATGGAGGTAATGGATATATTCTGAAGAATGCTGACGCTAAAGAAATAGTCGAATGTGTAGAAAGAGCTATTAATGGAGAGTTAGCATTGAGTAAGAAAGTACAAGAGATTATGTTGACTCAATTATCTAATCCTGTAGAATTGCCTCGACTGACTAAAAGAGAACAGCAGGTACTACAAGCTATATCTAATGGATTGACTTCTGCAGAAATAGCGGATAAACTGTTTATTTCGATAATTACTGTGGAGACGCATAGGCGAAATCTACTACAGAAATTTAAAGCAAAGAATATGTTTGAACTTGTAAAAATAGCTACAGAGAATAAGTTAATCTGA
- a CDS encoding ABC transporter permease — translation MLSYFLKKLLYAFFTLFGVVTVVFFLFNILPGDPARMMLDQNENSEQLLAIKKKYGFDQPKGKQYLLYLNDLSPISVHSKTEGDYSFNTDQKYNGTVLFSTGQYNLMLKTPYLRESFQKSGKKVSSILGETLPNTILLATLAISIALGIGVLLGVISALFKNTWLDKTIAIISTFGMSIPSFFSAILFAWIFGYVLHSYTGLPMIGSLYEVDDFGEGRHLVLKNAILPSVVLGIRPLAVVIQLMRNTLLEVLNQDYIRTAKAKGLSTTQIIYKHALKNSLNPVVTALSGWFASMLAGAVFVEYIFGWNGLGKEIVDALNTLDLPVIMGAVLIISSSFVIITILVDLIYAYLDPRIKLN, via the coding sequence TTGTTAAGTTATTTTTTAAAGAAATTATTATACGCATTCTTCACCTTATTTGGTGTAGTTACTGTTGTCTTCTTTCTGTTTAATATCCTCCCTGGAGATCCGGCTAGAATGATGCTTGACCAAAATGAAAACTCAGAACAACTATTAGCTATCAAAAAAAAGTATGGTTTTGATCAACCTAAAGGAAAGCAATATCTGCTTTACTTAAATGACTTATCTCCTATCTCTGTACATAGTAAAACAGAAGGAGACTACAGTTTTAATACAGATCAGAAATACAATGGTACAGTCCTATTTAGCACAGGACAATACAACTTGATGTTGAAGACACCATACTTAAGAGAAAGCTTCCAAAAAAGCGGTAAGAAAGTAAGTTCCATATTAGGAGAAACCTTGCCAAACACTATTCTATTAGCAACATTAGCTATTAGCATTGCCCTGGGTATTGGTGTACTACTAGGTGTTATTTCTGCTCTATTTAAAAACACGTGGCTAGACAAAACAATAGCTATTATAAGTACTTTTGGGATGAGTATCCCTTCGTTCTTCAGTGCTATTTTATTTGCTTGGATATTTGGGTATGTACTGCATAGTTATACTGGACTACCGATGATTGGAAGTCTCTATGAGGTTGATGACTTCGGAGAAGGAAGACATTTAGTGCTAAAGAATGCTATATTACCTTCTGTTGTACTTGGTATTAGACCTTTAGCTGTTGTAATTCAGTTAATGAGAAATACCCTATTAGAAGTACTTAATCAAGATTATATACGCACAGCCAAGGCTAAGGGATTAAGCACTACACAGATTATCTATAAACACGCTTTAAAGAACTCCCTGAATCCTGTAGTTACAGCATTATCAGGATGGTTTGCCTCAATGCTGGCAGGAGCAGTCTTTGTAGAATATATCTTTGGGTGGAATGGCCTAGGTAAAGAAATAGTAGATGCACTGAATACACTAGACTTACCTGTGATTATGGGCGCAGTACTTATTATCTCTTCTTCTTTCGTAATCATTACTATTTTAGTAGATTTGATATATGCTTATTTAGACCCTAGAATCAAGTTAAATTAA
- a CDS encoding AraC family transcriptional regulator: MTQTNDIITYSQSPKALGGIYVKDHTHIEHKKSIINHTHRDDYYVISIVTNGEMRMDCEMETFTALRNNILIVKPYQIHNVRYISDDFTGYLLGIQEYRIPNDINDLLYTLPESQQLLNIDEEEMQMLATTFELMKKHTATDSQHKMQIINGLFSTALYSICSQTTHNLQSKELGTQSQPTVITSNFKRLITHQTHLNLPSYFANELSITTAHLNDCVKKTTGQTVSYWLKKSILDEAKRLLYYTNKPVKEIAFNLGFEDHTYFSRMFKKLTYQTPLQFRDTVRA, from the coding sequence ATGACTCAAACTAATGATATTATCACATATAGCCAGTCTCCTAAAGCCTTAGGTGGTATTTATGTAAAAGATCATACGCATATAGAGCATAAAAAGTCTATTATTAACCACACCCATAGAGATGATTACTATGTGATTTCTATTGTAACTAATGGAGAGATGAGAATGGACTGTGAAATGGAGACATTCACTGCTTTACGCAATAACATACTTATTGTCAAACCTTATCAAATACACAATGTTAGATATATTAGCGATGACTTCACTGGCTATCTTTTAGGTATACAAGAGTATAGAATACCTAATGATATCAATGACTTGTTATACACTCTACCAGAGAGTCAACAACTTCTAAACATAGATGAAGAGGAGATGCAAATGCTTGCTACTACTTTTGAATTAATGAAGAAGCACACGGCTACAGATAGCCAACATAAGATGCAGATCATTAATGGGTTATTCTCCACTGCACTATATAGTATTTGTTCTCAAACAACACATAACTTGCAAAGCAAAGAGTTAGGGACTCAGTCACAACCAACAGTGATTACAAGCAACTTTAAACGCCTAATCACACACCAGACACATCTGAACCTACCTTCTTATTTTGCTAATGAATTAAGTATTACAACAGCACATCTAAATGACTGTGTAAAGAAAACCACAGGACAAACAGTTAGCTATTGGTTAAAGAAATCAATACTAGATGAAGCGAAACGCTTACTGTATTACACCAACAAACCTGTTAAAGAAATTGCCTTTAACCTAGGCTTTGAAGACCATACGTACTTTTCTCGTATGTTTAAAAAACTAACCTACCAGACTCCTCTACAATTTAGAGATACTGTAAGAGCTTAA
- a CDS encoding DUF1599 domain-containing protein codes for MNTTSTQFDQVIAICRDLYTKKMKDYGCAWRILRMPSLTDQIFIKAQRLRSIQENEVRKVDEGEIPEFIGIINYCVMALINLEIGVANQPDLSTEEAIALYDKKVAETKQLMEDKNHDYGEAWRDLRVSSLTDLILQKLLRVKQIEDNKGKTIVSEGIAANYQDMLNYSVFALIHLDLPNQ; via the coding sequence ATGAATACGACTTCTACTCAATTTGATCAAGTAATTGCGATATGCAGAGATTTATATACCAAGAAAATGAAAGACTATGGATGCGCATGGAGAATCCTTAGAATGCCTTCATTGACTGATCAAATATTTATAAAAGCACAACGCCTTAGAAGTATTCAAGAGAATGAGGTTAGAAAAGTAGATGAAGGAGAAATCCCTGAGTTCATTGGTATTATCAATTATTGTGTGATGGCACTTATCAATTTAGAGATAGGAGTTGCGAATCAACCTGACTTATCTACTGAAGAAGCAATTGCTTTGTACGATAAAAAAGTAGCTGAGACAAAACAATTAATGGAAGATAAAAACCATGACTATGGAGAAGCTTGGCGTGATTTAAGAGTTAGTTCATTGACAGACCTTATCTTACAAAAACTATTGCGTGTAAAACAAATTGAAGATAACAAAGGGAAAACTATTGTATCAGAAGGAATAGCTGCTAACTATCAAGATATGCTAAACTATTCTGTATTCGCATTGATACACTTAGACTTGCCAAACCAATAA